One genomic window of Luteitalea pratensis includes the following:
- a CDS encoding GDSL-type esterase/lipase family protein, with translation MTRRTWLTLVLTAAGAPVLAGGPGRLGEPALLTIPGNVAAGLVRRSGGEEDRWAKEIAAFAADDEARPFAPGGIVFVGSSSIRLWDVASAFPGRPVLNRGFGGTQVLDSVRHVERLVIHHKPATVVFYAGDNDLSAGRTPQQVAADFAAFAAKVHAALPATRIAFIGIKPSIARWALIAKVREANRLVRDSCDRDDRLGFVDVDAAMLGWDGKPRPELFVKDGLHMSPKGYEIWNMLVRPFIE, from the coding sequence ATGACGCGACGCACATGGTTGACCCTCGTCCTGACGGCGGCCGGCGCGCCTGTCCTCGCTGGCGGACCTGGCCGGCTCGGAGAGCCAGCCCTACTCACAATCCCTGGGAACGTAGCCGCCGGACTTGTCCGGCGGTCAGGAGGCGAGGAAGATCGCTGGGCCAAGGAGATCGCCGCTTTCGCCGCCGACGACGAGGCGCGGCCGTTCGCGCCGGGCGGCATCGTGTTCGTCGGCAGTTCCAGCATCCGCCTGTGGGATGTGGCGTCCGCGTTTCCGGGACGCCCGGTGCTCAATCGCGGCTTCGGCGGGACGCAGGTCCTCGACTCCGTGCGGCACGTCGAGCGGTTGGTGATTCACCACAAGCCGGCGACGGTCGTCTTCTACGCCGGCGACAACGATCTGTCGGCCGGCCGCACGCCGCAGCAGGTCGCGGCCGACTTCGCGGCGTTCGCCGCCAAGGTCCACGCAGCCCTGCCAGCCACGCGCATCGCCTTCATCGGCATCAAGCCGAGCATCGCGCGGTGGGCCCTCATCGCCAAGGTGCGGGAAGCCAACCGCCTCGTGCGCGATTCCTGCGACCGCGACGATCGGCTCGGGTTCGTCGACGTCGACGCCGCCATGCTCGGCTGGGACGGCAAGCCGCGTCCCGAACTGTTCGTCAAGGACGGCCTGCACATGTCGCCGAAGGGCTACGAAATCTGGAACATGCTCGTGCGGCCCTTTATCGAGTGA
- a CDS encoding Gfo/Idh/MocA family protein encodes MPPKTYRVAVLGLGHWYSAYGLARALPEYPRAHLVVAAEPDRRRLDAYCGTFGIEGVTDYDAVIGRDDIDIVHIASPVCDIPDLTMRAARAGKHVVMGKPMAMTVAEADEMVAVVEASGVVCVPFQGLMRLRHQSLKTRLDAGEIGDLAVLHQTGRWAIAEDWFQSGTPGWFVDPAKVPGGAFIDEGIYWIDLFRWLAGSEVIEVDARMRNIVHLDIAVEDWGLATFTFANGIIATLEASWTINAPRKTGPSPKHNSVVRLEMVGTRGELMEQWFRSPGGAVLAAGAEDWVFERRGEAFGPPSPFPLNHLVDCIDSGRPPLATVRDARDAFVVAMTAYQSAREGRPIRLSGAPQP; translated from the coding sequence ATGCCCCCCAAGACCTACCGCGTTGCTGTGCTCGGCCTCGGCCACTGGTACTCCGCCTACGGGCTCGCGCGCGCGTTGCCCGAGTATCCCCGCGCCCATCTCGTGGTGGCGGCCGAGCCCGACCGCCGCCGGCTCGACGCCTACTGCGGCACCTTCGGCATCGAGGGCGTTACCGACTACGACGCGGTGATCGGACGTGACGACATCGACATCGTGCACATTGCCTCTCCGGTGTGCGACATCCCGGACCTGACGATGCGGGCGGCGCGGGCCGGCAAGCACGTGGTCATGGGTAAGCCGATGGCAATGACGGTTGCCGAGGCCGACGAGATGGTCGCTGTCGTCGAGGCATCCGGCGTGGTCTGCGTGCCGTTCCAGGGGCTGATGCGGTTGCGCCATCAGTCGCTCAAGACACGGCTCGATGCCGGCGAGATCGGCGATCTCGCGGTGTTGCACCAGACGGGCCGGTGGGCCATCGCCGAGGACTGGTTCCAGTCGGGCACGCCCGGGTGGTTCGTCGACCCCGCCAAGGTGCCCGGGGGCGCATTCATCGACGAAGGGATCTACTGGATCGACTTGTTCCGGTGGCTGGCCGGCAGCGAGGTGATCGAAGTCGACGCGCGCATGCGCAACATCGTCCACCTCGACATCGCCGTCGAGGACTGGGGCTTGGCGACGTTCACGTTCGCCAACGGGATCATCGCCACCCTGGAGGCGTCGTGGACGATCAACGCCCCGCGCAAGACGGGGCCGTCACCCAAGCACAACAGTGTCGTACGACTCGAGATGGTCGGGACGCGGGGCGAGTTGATGGAGCAGTGGTTCCGATCACCGGGCGGCGCCGTGCTCGCGGCCGGGGCCGAGGACTGGGTCTTCGAGCGGCGCGGCGAGGCGTTCGGCCCTCCGTCCCCCTTCCCACTGAACCACCTCGTGGACTGCATCGATAGCGGGCGGCCCCCCCTGGCCACGGTGCGCGATGCCCGCGACGCCTTCGTCGTGGCAATGACCGCTTACCAGTCCGCACGGGAGGGGCGGCCGATCCGCCTGTCCGGTGCACCACAGCCGTAG
- a CDS encoding RNA polymerase sigma factor codes for MPEPRSGAGGVVSITRQSFQSLFQRARHGDASALHVLFSQHVGPLRRWARGRLPRWARTVADTADLVQEALVQTLRRLGDFEPQGHNALQAYLRRAVDNRINDEFRRIARRGLASALDEGQPDARPSPLEEAVAQQTEDRYRAALARLRPGDRRLVVARVELGYSLEQLALMTNRPRVDTARVALRRALERLALEMAID; via the coding sequence ATGCCCGAGCCCCGATCCGGAGCCGGCGGCGTGGTGTCGATCACCCGTCAGTCCTTCCAGTCACTGTTCCAGCGGGCCAGGCACGGCGATGCCTCGGCGTTGCACGTGCTGTTCTCGCAGCACGTCGGGCCGCTACGGCGCTGGGCCCGCGGCCGACTCCCGCGCTGGGCCCGCACCGTCGCCGACACCGCCGACCTCGTGCAGGAAGCGCTCGTCCAGACGCTGCGACGACTCGGCGACTTCGAGCCACAGGGGCACAACGCGCTGCAGGCCTACCTGCGACGCGCCGTCGACAACCGCATCAACGACGAATTCCGCCGCATCGCCCGTCGCGGCCTGGCGTCGGCGCTCGACGAAGGGCAGCCCGACGCACGTCCGTCGCCGCTCGAAGAGGCCGTGGCCCAGCAGACCGAGGATCGCTATCGGGCCGCGCTGGCGCGCCTGCGCCCCGGCGACCGCCGTCTCGTCGTCGCCCGCGTCGAGCTCGGTTACTCGCTCGAACAACTGGCGTTGATGACCAACCGGCCACGGGTCGACACGGCGCGCGTGGCGCTGCGCCGGGCCCTCGAACGCCTCGCGCTGGAGATGGCCATTGATTGA
- a CDS encoding serine/threonine-protein kinase — MIDAGVLPSSAPSRRAGDAAPTLRLVVDALIDGQPVKWDAVPRRVGTPFEQRMTQQVRAIARLSANASACGGEAVGRIARPHVLECALSALALVQVTVGLAAGAWLDAGAAAQPMRFAWLMMTSAAALGLMRQGRRVPAARLLGHGLLLVAAWQARPFLDAVVAAGAPLWIRAWWQAVFVEAFLPVAAWRLARECPPAVRLAPFDRASTALLGAALVCSVGLALASAVSALTVPPPNAVYARIIPMLALAWGIVSLVTVAIRSRAAAVAQYPAKSVAITPGRWRPAVAERVGSLLAAFSGSHAAALAALGADMQHARSVREVTSALMAHVNAALRPSALAVVAPATGDWTVLAGRVPPLAAGSAIACMLVSADEATRVDASASVHALLPAADREWLAAARVATLVRLASRDGDTLAGLLVGTHGDGRRHSRRERAFIAAAARTAAMALGSLERPPVAESRLDAADDLSFECEACGHVSDAPDTCECGSGRQLAALPASLHGTFRVERRIGRGGMGVVYLGSDLRLDRPVALKTLPSLSSASAASLRCEARAMAAVTHPSVAVLYGLDEWRGTPVLVTEYLAGGTLAARLSAGPLALVEALALGASVADALAVLHERGWLHRDIKPSNIGFCGDGTPKMLDFGLTRWRPASTDTSESLAGTPLYLSPELLDGEPASEHDDVWALALVVVEMITGAHPFQADHLDDTLRHVRCRAPIQWTPKMPPGAGQVLSRALHPTPSRRLATARDFAAALRAVPVAS, encoded by the coding sequence TTGATTGACGCCGGGGTCCTGCCCTCGTCGGCACCGTCGCGGCGCGCCGGTGACGCCGCGCCGACACTGCGCCTCGTCGTGGATGCCCTCATCGACGGCCAGCCAGTCAAATGGGACGCCGTGCCACGGCGCGTCGGCACACCCTTCGAACAGCGGATGACGCAGCAGGTCCGCGCGATCGCACGACTGTCCGCCAATGCCAGCGCCTGCGGTGGCGAGGCGGTTGGCCGGATCGCCCGGCCGCACGTGCTGGAATGCGCGCTGTCGGCCCTCGCCCTCGTGCAGGTCACGGTCGGCCTTGCGGCTGGGGCGTGGCTCGACGCCGGTGCGGCTGCGCAACCCATGCGGTTCGCGTGGCTGATGATGACCAGCGCCGCGGCGCTCGGATTGATGCGCCAGGGGCGTCGCGTACCGGCTGCGCGCCTGCTCGGGCACGGGCTACTTCTCGTGGCTGCGTGGCAGGCACGACCTTTCCTGGACGCGGTCGTGGCCGCCGGCGCGCCGCTGTGGATACGCGCGTGGTGGCAGGCGGTGTTCGTGGAGGCATTCCTCCCGGTCGCGGCGTGGCGGTTGGCTCGCGAGTGCCCGCCGGCTGTGCGCCTCGCGCCTTTCGATCGAGCGTCGACGGCCTTGCTGGGCGCGGCGCTGGTGTGCAGCGTCGGCCTCGCGCTGGCGAGTGCGGTCTCGGCGCTCACCGTACCGCCGCCCAACGCGGTGTACGCCCGGATCATCCCGATGCTGGCGCTGGCCTGGGGCATCGTCAGCCTGGTCACCGTCGCGATACGGAGCCGGGCCGCCGCCGTTGCGCAATACCCCGCGAAGAGCGTGGCCATCACGCCGGGTCGATGGCGACCAGCGGTCGCCGAGCGCGTGGGGTCCCTGCTCGCCGCGTTCAGTGGCTCGCACGCCGCCGCGCTGGCCGCGCTCGGTGCCGACATGCAGCATGCCCGCTCGGTGCGTGAAGTCACGTCCGCGCTGATGGCGCACGTCAACGCGGCGCTGCGTCCGTCGGCGTTGGCGGTCGTCGCGCCGGCGACCGGCGACTGGACGGTACTCGCGGGTCGCGTCCCGCCCCTCGCCGCGGGATCCGCGATTGCCTGCATGCTCGTGTCGGCCGACGAGGCGACCCGCGTGGATGCAAGCGCCAGCGTGCATGCCCTGCTGCCAGCCGCCGATCGCGAGTGGCTGGCCGCGGCGCGGGTCGCGACGCTCGTTCGCCTCGCTTCCCGTGACGGCGACACACTGGCTGGCCTGCTGGTCGGCACGCACGGCGATGGCCGCCGGCACTCCCGCCGCGAACGGGCCTTCATCGCGGCCGCCGCCCGCACGGCCGCCATGGCACTCGGGTCGCTGGAACGCCCCCCCGTGGCCGAGTCGCGGCTCGATGCCGCCGACGACCTCTCGTTCGAATGCGAGGCGTGCGGACACGTGAGTGACGCGCCCGACACGTGCGAATGCGGGAGCGGCCGGCAACTGGCCGCGCTCCCGGCGTCGCTGCATGGCACGTTTCGCGTCGAGCGACGCATCGGCCGCGGCGGCATGGGTGTGGTCTACCTTGGTTCCGACCTGCGGCTGGACCGTCCGGTAGCCCTGAAGACGCTGCCATCGCTGTCATCGGCATCGGCGGCATCGCTTCGCTGCGAAGCCCGCGCAATGGCCGCCGTGACTCACCCGTCGGTCGCCGTACTGTACGGACTCGACGAGTGGCGCGGCACGCCGGTCCTGGTGACCGAGTACCTTGCTGGCGGCACGCTCGCGGCGCGCCTGTCGGCTGGGCCGCTGGCGCTCGTCGAGGCGCTGGCGCTCGGTGCGTCGGTGGCCGACGCGCTCGCGGTACTGCATGAACGCGGCTGGCTGCATCGCGACATCAAGCCGAGCAACATCGGCTTCTGCGGCGATGGCACACCGAAGATGCTCGACTTCGGCCTCACCAGGTGGCGACCGGCATCGACGGACACCTCGGAGTCGCTCGCGGGCACGCCGCTCTATCTATCGCCCGAACTCCTCGACGGCGAGCCGGCAAGCGAGCACGACGACGTCTGGGCTCTGGCGCTGGTCGTCGTCGAGATGATCACCGGCGCGCACCCATTCCAGGCCGACCATCTCGACGACACGCTGCGGCACGTACGGTGTCGTGCGCCGATCCAGTGGACGCCGAAGATGCCTCCTGGCGCTGGCCAGGTCCTCTCCCGGGCGCTGCACCCCACTCCATCGCGTCGCCTGGCCACGGCGCGTGACTTCGCGGCGGCCCTGCGCGCCGTGCCCGTCGCGTCGTGA